A single Oryctolagus cuniculus chromosome 18, mOryCun1.1, whole genome shotgun sequence DNA region contains:
- the RSPH6A gene encoding radial spoke head protein 6 homolog A isoform X2, with product MGDQPPDPEYPSRQPWSRQGSQSSEPRRSRELSQPQALSEEARQMLLSEAQASQDTRSSLPRHSLRWSQGAGLPPDGNLPMMAPDARATSLEYSTGLGFPPEFQGYASEGRVSAGEHTTQLLLQQLQQGSGGFFQQFESPYQDPRANLGQFGFYPREEQFGEDTPHGPYLRDDPALPFLPSDLGFVPFHVEMPEPHARELAVQNAKAYLLQTSVGCELSLYEHLVNLLTKILNQRPEDPLSILEFLNRTTQSEWFHPKVDTLQDDPEMQPTFEMAEKQKSLFSRGGGGGEGEQEMEEEVTETVVPNIMEAAFYFQQGGVGLSADESFRIFLAMKQLAEQQPVHTCRFWGKVLGLSRSYVVAEVEFREGEEEGEEEEGEELLEGGDVLEPHGEEEAEEDEEKAADALPQPTWRPPPATPREESRTGANKYLYFVCSEPGRPWARLPHVTPAQIVQARKIRKFFTGHLDAPVLSYPPFPGNEANYLRAQIARISAATHISPLGFYQFGEEEGDEEEEGGAGRDSFEENPDFEGIPVLELVDSMANWVHHAQHILPQGRCTWVNPLQKTEEEEELGEEEEKADEGVEEVEQEVGPPLLTPLSEDAEIMHMSPWTTRLSCSLCPQYSVAIVRSNLWPGAYTYAIGNSRTSTSAGATSTARTTSTRPCRPPPSRSTPAAPTSPR from the exons ATGGGGGACCAGCCCCCTGACCCTGAGTACCCGTCCCGCCAGCCCTGGAGCCGGCAGGGTTCCCAGAGCTCGGAGCCACGGCGCAGCCGGGAGCTCTcgcagccccaggccctgtcGGAGGAGGCGCGGCAGATGCTGCTGTCCGAGGCGCAGGCCAGCCAGGACACCCGCTCCAGCCTGCCCCGGCACAGCCTCCGCTGGTCCCAGGGCGCCGGGCTGCCCCCAGACGGGAACCTGCCCATGATGGCCCCAGACGCCCGGGCGACCAGCCTGGAGTACTCCACAGGGCTGGGCTTCCCCCCGGAGTTCCAGGGCTACGCGAGCGAGGGCAGGGTCTCGGCCGGCGAGCACACcacccagctgctgctgcagcagctgcagcagggcTCCGGCGGCTTCTTCCAGCAGTTCGAGTCCCCCTACCAGGACCCCCGGGCCAACCTGGGCCAGTTCGGCTTCTACCCGAGGGAAGAGCAGTTCGGCGAGGACACCCCGCACGGGCCCTACCTCAGGGAcgaccctgccctgcccttcctgccctcGGACCTGGGCTTCGTGCCCTTCCACGTGGAGATGCCCGAGCCTCACGCCCGGGAGCTGGCTGTGCAGAACGCCAAGGCCTACCTGCTGCAGACCAGCGTCGGCTGCGAACTCAGCCT GTATGAACACCTGGTGAACCTACTGACCAAGATCCTGAACCAGCGGCCCGAGGACCCCTTGTCCATCCTGGAGTTTCTGAACCGCACCACGCAGAGCGAGTGGTTCCACCCCAAGGTGGACACGCTGCAGGACGACCCCGAGATGCAGCCCACCTTCGAGATGGCCGAGAAGCAGAAGTCGCTGTTCTCgcgcggcggtggcggcggggaGGGCGagcaggagatggaggaggaggtg ACGGAGACGGTGGTGCCCAACATCATGGAGGCGGCCTTCTACTTCCAGCAGGGGGGCGTGGGCCTGAGCGCCGACGAGAGCTTCCGCATCTTCCTGGCCATGAAGCAGCTGGCCGAGCAGCAGCCCGTGCACACGTGCCGCTTCTGGGGCAAGGTGCTGGGGCTGAGCCGCAGCTACGTGGTGGCCGAGGTGGAGTTCCGGGAGGGCGAGGAggagggcgaggaggaggagggcgaggAGCTGCTGGAGGGCGGCGACGTGCTGGAGCCGCACGgcgaggaggaggcggaggaggacgAGGAGAAGGCGGCTGACGCGCTGCCGCAGCCCACCTGGCGGCCACCGCCCGCCACGCCGCGCGAGGAGAGCCGCACGGGCGCCAACAAGTACCTGTACTTCGTGTGCAGCGAGCCGGGCCGCCCGTGGGCGCGCCTGCCGCACGTGACGCCCGCGCAGATCGTGCAGGCGCGCAAGATCAGGAAGTTCTTCACGGGCCACCTGGACGCGCCCGTGCTCAGCTACCCGCCCTTCCCGGGCAACGAGGCCAACTACCTGCGCGCGCAGATCGCGCGCATCTCGGCCGCCACGCACATCAGCCCGCTCGGCTTCTACCAGTTCGGCGAGGAGGAGGgcgacgaggaggaggagggcggcgcggggcgggacTCCTTCGAGGAGAACCCGGACTTCGAGGGCATCCCCGTGCTGGAGCTGGTGGACTCCATGGCCAACTGGGTGCACCACGCGCAGCACATCCTGCCGCAG ggccgcTGCACGTGGGTGAACCCTCTGCAGAAGacggaggaagaggaggagctgggtgaggaggaagagaaggccgacgagggggtggaggaggtggagcaggaggtgggaccCCCGCTGCTGACGCCGCTCTCGGAAGATGCAG AGATCATGCACATGTCCCCCTGGACCACCCGCCTGTCCTGCAGCCTCTGCCCACAGTACTCCGTGGCCATCGTGCGCTCCAACCTCTGGCCGGGCGCCTACACCTACGCCATTGGCAA TTCGAGAACATCTACATCGGCTGGGGCCACAAGTACAGCCCGGACAACTTCAAcccggccctgccggcccccgCCCAGCAGGAGTACCCCAGCGGCCCCGACATCGCCGAGATGA
- the RSPH6A gene encoding radial spoke head protein 6 homolog A isoform X3, with protein MGDQPPDPEYPSRQPWSRQGSQSSEPRRSRELSQPQALSEEARQMLLSEAQASQDTRSSLPRHSLRWSQGAGLPPDGNLPMMAPDARATSLEYSTGLGFPPEFQGYASEGRVSAGEHTTQLLLQQLQQGSGGFFQQFESPYQDPRANLGQFGFYPREEQFGEDTPHGPYLRDDPALPFLPSDLGFVPFHVEMPEPHARELAVQNAKAYLLQTSVGCELSLYEHLVNLLTKILNQRPEDPLSILEFLNRTTQSEWFHPKVDTLQDDPEMQPTFEMAEKQKSLFSRGGGGGEGEQEMEEEVTETVVPNIMEAAFYFQQGGVGLSADESFRIFLAMKQLAEQQPVHTCRFWGKVLGLSRSYVVAEVEFREGEEEGEEEEGEELLEGGDVLEPHGEEEAEEDEEKAADALPQPTWRPPPATPREESRTGANKYLYFVCSEPGRPWARLPHVTPAQIVQARKIRKFFTGHLDAPVLSYPPFPGNEANYLRAQIARISAATHISPLGFYQFGEEEGDEEEEGGAGRDSFEENPDFEGIPVLELVDSMANWVHHAQHILPQGRCTWVNPLQKTEEEEELGEEEEKADEGVEEVEQEVGPPLLTPLSEDAGSSRTSTSAGATSTARTTSTRPCRPPPSRSTPAAPTSPR; from the exons ATGGGGGACCAGCCCCCTGACCCTGAGTACCCGTCCCGCCAGCCCTGGAGCCGGCAGGGTTCCCAGAGCTCGGAGCCACGGCGCAGCCGGGAGCTCTcgcagccccaggccctgtcGGAGGAGGCGCGGCAGATGCTGCTGTCCGAGGCGCAGGCCAGCCAGGACACCCGCTCCAGCCTGCCCCGGCACAGCCTCCGCTGGTCCCAGGGCGCCGGGCTGCCCCCAGACGGGAACCTGCCCATGATGGCCCCAGACGCCCGGGCGACCAGCCTGGAGTACTCCACAGGGCTGGGCTTCCCCCCGGAGTTCCAGGGCTACGCGAGCGAGGGCAGGGTCTCGGCCGGCGAGCACACcacccagctgctgctgcagcagctgcagcagggcTCCGGCGGCTTCTTCCAGCAGTTCGAGTCCCCCTACCAGGACCCCCGGGCCAACCTGGGCCAGTTCGGCTTCTACCCGAGGGAAGAGCAGTTCGGCGAGGACACCCCGCACGGGCCCTACCTCAGGGAcgaccctgccctgcccttcctgccctcGGACCTGGGCTTCGTGCCCTTCCACGTGGAGATGCCCGAGCCTCACGCCCGGGAGCTGGCTGTGCAGAACGCCAAGGCCTACCTGCTGCAGACCAGCGTCGGCTGCGAACTCAGCCT GTATGAACACCTGGTGAACCTACTGACCAAGATCCTGAACCAGCGGCCCGAGGACCCCTTGTCCATCCTGGAGTTTCTGAACCGCACCACGCAGAGCGAGTGGTTCCACCCCAAGGTGGACACGCTGCAGGACGACCCCGAGATGCAGCCCACCTTCGAGATGGCCGAGAAGCAGAAGTCGCTGTTCTCgcgcggcggtggcggcggggaGGGCGagcaggagatggaggaggaggtg ACGGAGACGGTGGTGCCCAACATCATGGAGGCGGCCTTCTACTTCCAGCAGGGGGGCGTGGGCCTGAGCGCCGACGAGAGCTTCCGCATCTTCCTGGCCATGAAGCAGCTGGCCGAGCAGCAGCCCGTGCACACGTGCCGCTTCTGGGGCAAGGTGCTGGGGCTGAGCCGCAGCTACGTGGTGGCCGAGGTGGAGTTCCGGGAGGGCGAGGAggagggcgaggaggaggagggcgaggAGCTGCTGGAGGGCGGCGACGTGCTGGAGCCGCACGgcgaggaggaggcggaggaggacgAGGAGAAGGCGGCTGACGCGCTGCCGCAGCCCACCTGGCGGCCACCGCCCGCCACGCCGCGCGAGGAGAGCCGCACGGGCGCCAACAAGTACCTGTACTTCGTGTGCAGCGAGCCGGGCCGCCCGTGGGCGCGCCTGCCGCACGTGACGCCCGCGCAGATCGTGCAGGCGCGCAAGATCAGGAAGTTCTTCACGGGCCACCTGGACGCGCCCGTGCTCAGCTACCCGCCCTTCCCGGGCAACGAGGCCAACTACCTGCGCGCGCAGATCGCGCGCATCTCGGCCGCCACGCACATCAGCCCGCTCGGCTTCTACCAGTTCGGCGAGGAGGAGGgcgacgaggaggaggagggcggcgcggggcgggacTCCTTCGAGGAGAACCCGGACTTCGAGGGCATCCCCGTGCTGGAGCTGGTGGACTCCATGGCCAACTGGGTGCACCACGCGCAGCACATCCTGCCGCAG ggccgcTGCACGTGGGTGAACCCTCTGCAGAAGacggaggaagaggaggagctgggtgaggaggaagagaaggccgacgagggggtggaggaggtggagcaggaggtgggaccCCCGCTGCTGACGCCGCTCTCGGAAGATGCAG gAAGTTCGAGAACATCTACATCGGCTGGGGCCACAAGTACAGCCCGGACAACTTCAAcccggccctgccggcccccgCCCAGCAGGAGTACCCCAGCGGCCCCGACATCGCCGAGATGA
- the RSPH6A gene encoding radial spoke head protein 6 homolog A isoform X1, with protein MGDQPPDPEYPSRQPWSRQGSQSSEPRRSRELSQPQALSEEARQMLLSEAQASQDTRSSLPRHSLRWSQGAGLPPDGNLPMMAPDARATSLEYSTGLGFPPEFQGYASEGRVSAGEHTTQLLLQQLQQGSGGFFQQFESPYQDPRANLGQFGFYPREEQFGEDTPHGPYLRDDPALPFLPSDLGFVPFHVEMPEPHARELAVQNAKAYLLQTSVGCELSLYEHLVNLLTKILNQRPEDPLSILEFLNRTTQSEWFHPKVDTLQDDPEMQPTFEMAEKQKSLFSRGGGGGEGEQEMEEEVTETVVPNIMEAAFYFQQGGVGLSADESFRIFLAMKQLAEQQPVHTCRFWGKVLGLSRSYVVAEVEFREGEEEGEEEEGEELLEGGDVLEPHGEEEAEEDEEKAADALPQPTWRPPPATPREESRTGANKYLYFVCSEPGRPWARLPHVTPAQIVQARKIRKFFTGHLDAPVLSYPPFPGNEANYLRAQIARISAATHISPLGFYQFGEEEGDEEEEGGAGRDSFEENPDFEGIPVLELVDSMANWVHHAQHILPQGRCTWVNPLQKTEEEEELGEEEEKADEGVEEVEQEVGPPLLTPLSEDAEIMHMSPWTTRLSCSLCPQYSVAIVRSNLWPGAYTYAIGKKFENIYIGWGHKYSPDNFNPALPAPAQQEYPSGPDIAEMSDPTVEEEQALKAAQEQALAATEEEEEDEEEDEDEETDD; from the exons ATGGGGGACCAGCCCCCTGACCCTGAGTACCCGTCCCGCCAGCCCTGGAGCCGGCAGGGTTCCCAGAGCTCGGAGCCACGGCGCAGCCGGGAGCTCTcgcagccccaggccctgtcGGAGGAGGCGCGGCAGATGCTGCTGTCCGAGGCGCAGGCCAGCCAGGACACCCGCTCCAGCCTGCCCCGGCACAGCCTCCGCTGGTCCCAGGGCGCCGGGCTGCCCCCAGACGGGAACCTGCCCATGATGGCCCCAGACGCCCGGGCGACCAGCCTGGAGTACTCCACAGGGCTGGGCTTCCCCCCGGAGTTCCAGGGCTACGCGAGCGAGGGCAGGGTCTCGGCCGGCGAGCACACcacccagctgctgctgcagcagctgcagcagggcTCCGGCGGCTTCTTCCAGCAGTTCGAGTCCCCCTACCAGGACCCCCGGGCCAACCTGGGCCAGTTCGGCTTCTACCCGAGGGAAGAGCAGTTCGGCGAGGACACCCCGCACGGGCCCTACCTCAGGGAcgaccctgccctgcccttcctgccctcGGACCTGGGCTTCGTGCCCTTCCACGTGGAGATGCCCGAGCCTCACGCCCGGGAGCTGGCTGTGCAGAACGCCAAGGCCTACCTGCTGCAGACCAGCGTCGGCTGCGAACTCAGCCT GTATGAACACCTGGTGAACCTACTGACCAAGATCCTGAACCAGCGGCCCGAGGACCCCTTGTCCATCCTGGAGTTTCTGAACCGCACCACGCAGAGCGAGTGGTTCCACCCCAAGGTGGACACGCTGCAGGACGACCCCGAGATGCAGCCCACCTTCGAGATGGCCGAGAAGCAGAAGTCGCTGTTCTCgcgcggcggtggcggcggggaGGGCGagcaggagatggaggaggaggtg ACGGAGACGGTGGTGCCCAACATCATGGAGGCGGCCTTCTACTTCCAGCAGGGGGGCGTGGGCCTGAGCGCCGACGAGAGCTTCCGCATCTTCCTGGCCATGAAGCAGCTGGCCGAGCAGCAGCCCGTGCACACGTGCCGCTTCTGGGGCAAGGTGCTGGGGCTGAGCCGCAGCTACGTGGTGGCCGAGGTGGAGTTCCGGGAGGGCGAGGAggagggcgaggaggaggagggcgaggAGCTGCTGGAGGGCGGCGACGTGCTGGAGCCGCACGgcgaggaggaggcggaggaggacgAGGAGAAGGCGGCTGACGCGCTGCCGCAGCCCACCTGGCGGCCACCGCCCGCCACGCCGCGCGAGGAGAGCCGCACGGGCGCCAACAAGTACCTGTACTTCGTGTGCAGCGAGCCGGGCCGCCCGTGGGCGCGCCTGCCGCACGTGACGCCCGCGCAGATCGTGCAGGCGCGCAAGATCAGGAAGTTCTTCACGGGCCACCTGGACGCGCCCGTGCTCAGCTACCCGCCCTTCCCGGGCAACGAGGCCAACTACCTGCGCGCGCAGATCGCGCGCATCTCGGCCGCCACGCACATCAGCCCGCTCGGCTTCTACCAGTTCGGCGAGGAGGAGGgcgacgaggaggaggagggcggcgcggggcgggacTCCTTCGAGGAGAACCCGGACTTCGAGGGCATCCCCGTGCTGGAGCTGGTGGACTCCATGGCCAACTGGGTGCACCACGCGCAGCACATCCTGCCGCAG ggccgcTGCACGTGGGTGAACCCTCTGCAGAAGacggaggaagaggaggagctgggtgaggaggaagagaaggccgacgagggggtggaggaggtggagcaggaggtgggaccCCCGCTGCTGACGCCGCTCTCGGAAGATGCAG AGATCATGCACATGTCCCCCTGGACCACCCGCCTGTCCTGCAGCCTCTGCCCACAGTACTCCGTGGCCATCGTGCGCTCCAACCTCTGGCCGGGCGCCTACACCTACGCCATTGGCAA gAAGTTCGAGAACATCTACATCGGCTGGGGCCACAAGTACAGCCCGGACAACTTCAAcccggccctgccggcccccgCCCAGCAGGAGTACCCCAGCGGCCCCGACATCGCCGAGATGAGCGACCCCACGGTGGAGGAGGAGCAGGCCCTCAAGGCGGCCCAGGAGCAAGCCCTGGCCGccacggaggaggaggaggaggacgaggaggaagaCGAAGACGAGGAGACGGACGACTGA